The Pyxidicoccus sp. MSG2 DNA segment GTCATTGAGGTCGCCGCCCAGCACCACGAGTGCGTCGGGGAACTCGCGCGCCGTGTCGACGATGATGTCGTGAGCAGCCTCCGCCTCGGCGAGCCGGCGCACGGGGTCGTCGCTCACCTTCGAGCGGAAGTGCGCGGCGAAGACAATCGTCCGCCCGCCCGGCGTGTCCAGGTGCACCTCCAGCAACTCGCGCGCGAAGCGCGTCGTCCCGCCGCCCGGAAGGGGGAGGTCCTGCTCCCGGTGTCCGCGCGTCAGGAGGATGGGCCAGGCGGAGAGGACGGCCACGTCCACGGAGGCCGGGGTGTAGATCTCACCCAGCACCGCATGACTGAATCTGGGGAGCCGCGTCTTGAGCGCGTCCAGCGAGGCCTGCGTCTCCACTTCGCCGAGCAGCACCACGTCCGCGTCGAGCCGGGAGATGCCCTGCGCGAGCCGGTCGGCCTGGGAGCCGAAGGCGTCGGGAGTGGGGAGGGCCTCGTAGTCGCCGGCGTTGCACGCGCCCGAGTCGCACACCGTGTCGAAGAGGCGGTGCACGTTGAAGGCGGCGATGCGCAGGTGGTCCTCCTCGACCACGGGCGCCCCGCAGTCCGAGGTGGGGCAGACGTCGTCCGTCCGGGGAGGCTCCCGTCCCTGGCAGCCCGTCAGGGAGAGGACGAGTCCCAGCAGCGTGGCCGCGCGGTGGAGGGTGGGGCGGAGGGGGCGGCCCGGCGCGAGCGGCTCGCCAGCAAGGAGGAGGGACATGGGGGCGGGAAGCCTAGCATCGCGGCCGCGTGGCGCCCGACACCGCCATGCCCGGCACTTCGCGGAGACGTTAGGTTCAATGGAGGGCGTCCACCCGGGGGCGCGTTGCGCTCGGGGGAGCGTTGCGGCATGACGGATGGCCGGCCGTCCGGAGGCTGCCTGCAAGGTGGGCTTCCAGGCATCAGGTAAGGGGCGCGGGGCCGGGGAGTCCTTCGCGAGGCGCGACGCGGGTCATCGCCACAAGGGAGTGTGTGTGGACATGCTGGTGGAAATCCTCATCGGTGCGGCGGTGATGACCCTCGTCACGGTGCTCTTCACGGGGCCGGGCATGTGGAGCTCCTCGTGGGGCTTCAAGAAGCGCGAGGGCCAGAACCCTCCGCCGCCGGGTTCATCCGACGACGCGAAGCCGTGATGACGCAGCCAGCCGGGTGACTCCGGGAGGCGGGCGGGAAGCCGGGCCTCCGCTGCCCAGGCGACCTGTTGTCGGGCCCGGGGCCGTTGTCGCCGGTGACGGGAGCCGGGGATTCGTCCAGGGCTTGAGGGGCGGCGTGGTCGCTCGTATGGTGGCGGCCCCTCGATCTCCACCTGGACCTGGCTCCGGGTCCTCTCGGTGCCTCTGGAATGAAGGTCATCTCCCTGCTGATGCGGGCCTCGCGCGGGCTCTTCCTGCTCGCGATTGTGCTCGGTGTCACCTCTGGCGCGAGCAGCGCGCGCCTCATCGCCCTCATCAATCAGGTGCTCACCGGGGAGGGCCCGCTGCAGCGGAGCACGGTGTTCACCTTCGTGGGCGTGGGGCTCCTGGCGATGGCGTCCCGGACCGCCACGCAGATGCTGCTCGTCCGGCTCAACAGCGGCACGCTGTACCAGCTGCGCATGCGGCTCAGCCGCCGCATCCTCTCCGCCCCGCTGCGCAACCTGGAGGTGGTAGGCAACCCCCGGCTGCTGTCCGCGCTCCAGGAGGACGCCATCACCGTCAGCCAGGGGCTGGTGCAACTGCCCACCCTGGTCATCGACGCGGCCACCATCATCGGCTGCCTCGTCTACCTGGCGTACCTGTCCGGGTTCGTCTTCATGGGGATGGTGGCGGTGCTGGTGCTCGGGCTGACGATGTACATGCTGCTCCAGCGCCGTGCGCGCGCGCTGCTGTTCCGCGCGAGGCAGAAGGTGAACACGCTCTTCGCGCACTTCGGCGCCCTCACGGGCGGCATCAAGGAGCTGAAGCTCCACCGCCGCCGGCGCGTGGCCTTCCTGGATGAGGCGCTGGAGCCCACCGCGGCGGACATCCGCAAGCTGTTCACCCGCAGCGCGGACTTCGGGGCGTACGGACAGGCCTGGGGCTTCCTGCTGCTCTTCACGCTCATCGGCCTGTTGCTGTTCGCCTACCCTGCCTTTGCCGGCGTCGACCATAAGACGCTCGTCGGCTACACGCTGGTGGTGCTGTACCTCCAGCAGCCGC contains these protein-coding regions:
- a CDS encoding endonuclease/exonuclease/phosphatase family protein, with product MSLLLAGEPLAPGRPLRPTLHRAATLLGLVLSLTGCQGREPPRTDDVCPTSDCGAPVVEEDHLRIAAFNVHRLFDTVCDSGACNAGDYEALPTPDAFGSQADRLAQGISRLDADVVLLGEVETQASLDALKTRLPRFSHAVLGEIYTPASVDVAVLSAWPILLTRGHREQDLPLPGGGTTRFARELLEVHLDTPGGRTIVFAAHFRSKVSDDPVRRLAEAEAAHDIIVDTAREFPDALVVLGGDLNDVPGSPPLDALEEDGELLRVSSDRPDSETWTYVYSGDHQAIDHLYLARGGGAYVAGSFKAAREARGGYGGSDHAAVYADFLTGP
- a CDS encoding cyclic peptide export ABC transporter translates to MKVISLLMRASRGLFLLAIVLGVTSGASSARLIALINQVLTGEGPLQRSTVFTFVGVGLLAMASRTATQMLLVRLNSGTLYQLRMRLSRRILSAPLRNLEVVGNPRLLSALQEDAITVSQGLVQLPTLVIDAATIIGCLVYLAYLSGFVFMGMVAVLVLGLTMYMLLQRRARALLFRARQKVNTLFAHFGALTGGIKELKLHRRRRVAFLDEALEPTAADIRKLFTRSADFGAYGQAWGFLLLFTLIGLLLFAYPAFAGVDHKTLVGYTLVVLYLQQPLDSTMNLVHMLLRVGVAAGNIEELGLSITQQGAEEAIAEVEEPRTFQRLELVGVTHAYHRENEDTRFTLGPISLSLVPGECVFLVGGNGSGKTTLAKLLTGLYRPESGEIRLDGQVVVTDAERNRYRQHFTTVFSDFHLFGQFLGLGSPELIARAGELLRRLHLDRKVKIENGKLSTTELSQGQRKRLALLTAYLEDRPIYVFDEWAADQDPTFKDVFYKELLPELKAAGKSLVVISHDDRYFALADRVIRLESGLVVDAPVAAALRSGTAG